A region of the Dyadobacter sp. CECT 9275 genome:
TGATTAATTCCTTAATTTGCCGTGAAAATACCAATTTACTTTTATACTCATGAATATTCACGAATATCAAGGCAAAAGCGTTCTCAAAAAATATGGTGTACGTATTCAGGAAGGGCTTGTTGCAGACACTCCTGACAAAGCTGTAGAAGTTGCGCGTGAGCTAAGCCAGCAAACTGGTACCAAGTGGTATGTGGTTAAATCACAGATACATGCCGGTGGCCGTGGAAAAGGCAAGATTGTAGGCACCGAACAGCGCGGTGTAGCACTTGCAAAATCAGTAGAGGATGTCCGCACGATATCGAACAACATTCTTGGAAAAGTGCTTGTTACGCATCAGACCGGCCCGGATGGTAAGCGTGTAAATAAGGTTCTTATAGCAGAAGATGTATACTACCCTGGCCCGAGTGAACCCAAAGAATACTATTTGTCGATCCTGCTGGACCGCGCCCAGAACCGGAACGTGATCATGGCAAGTACAGAAGGTGGTATGGATATTGAGGAGGTTGCAGAACATACTCCCGAAAAAATAATGAAAGAGTGGATCGACCCGCGTGTTGGTCTGCAGCCGTTCCAGGCTCGTAAGGTAGCCTTTGCTCTGGGCCTGGAAGGAGATGCTTTTAAGGAAATGGTGAAATTTATCACCTCTCTTTACAAAGCTTACGTTGAAAGTGATTCTTCCATGTTTGAAATAAATCCGGTTCTGAAAACATCGGATAACAAAATTCTTGCTGTTGATGCAAAGGTGGACCTGGACGACAACGCGCTTTTCCGCCACCCCGAACTCGCAGAAATGCGTGATACCAATGAGGAAGATCCTCTGGAGGTGGAAGCTGGTGCCAACAACCTGAACTATGTAAAACTTGACGGTAACGTGGGTTGTATGGTAAATGGTGCAGGTCTGGCCATGGCAACCATGGACCTTATTAAGTTATCAGGTGGAGAACCTGCTAACTTCCTGGATGTTGGGGGTGGTGCAAATGCAAGAACTGTTGAAGCTGGTTTCCGTATCATCCTGAAAGATCCTAATGTTAAAGCGATCCTGATCAATATCTTTGGAGGTATCGTTCGTTGTGACCGTGTGGCTGCCGGTGTTGTGGAAGCATACAAAGCAATTGGTGAAATTCCCGTACCAATTATCGTTCGTTTGCAGGGTACAAATGCAGAGGAAGGAGCACGGATTATCAACGAATCAGGCTTGAAAGTTCAGTCTGCTATTGAATTTAAGGAAGCTGCTGCGAAGGTTTCAGAAGTTTTAGCAGAACTTGGCGTATAAAAATACAAAGCATAAAAAAAGGACGGCTGCATAACCGTCCTTTTTTTATGCCCACCCAACAAGAGTAATTTTGCGCCGGGAACAACTTATATGACAATAACTTGTAGTATTTTTTAATAGTTCAATCCCCCGGTTCATTCTTCAAGGAATTTTCTACGGAATGTATGGCTTTGAAATCTCAACGTTATAACGGCGTCAGTACCGGCACTATCCTTTTTGCCGCTTTCAGTTTGTTGTTGCTTAACCTCTCACAGGCACAAACACAACAGACCAACCTTCCCACCTTGGTTATCACCACTACCGACAATCAGCCTGTGGATAGCAAGGATGATTACCGTACGGGAACCCTGACGGTCCTTGCGCAGGGAGAAACAGATGGTATCTATAACGGTGCCATCCAAATCAAAGGCAGGGGGAATTCGACCTGGAATTTCAACAAAAAACCTTACCGCATCAAGCTCGACACCAAAACGAAGCTGCTAGGCATGAATGCAAATGCCAAAGATTGGGTGTTGCTGGCTAACTTTGCAGACAAAACTTTACTTAGAAATGCATTAGCATTTGAGTTGGGCAAATTCATAGGAATGCCTTTTTCAAATTCGTATAGACTTGTAGATGTTTATCTCAACAACGAATTCCTGGGTAACTACACACTTACCGACCAGGTTGAAACAGCACCGGACCGGGTTAACTTATCTGGCGGCGATGGCTCGGAAACGTCGGAAGGCTTTTTTCTGGAACAGGACGGCTTTGCCAGCGATGCGACGGAAACCTCTTGGTTTCAGACCACTTCAAAACAAATACGGTTCGTCATTAAAGACCCTGACGATGAGGACATTACTCAGCAGCAAAAAGATGACATTAAAGGTTACATGGACCAGTATGAGGGCAAATTGTTTTCCGAAGATTTTAAGGACGCCACAAATGGGTACCGCCCTAAGGTAGATATGGCCTCGCTCGTGAACTGGTACCTGGCCAGTGAGATCACCGGCAATCCAGATGCTTTCTGGAGCACCTATATGTTCAAAAAAACAAACGAGGGCAAATTGTATTATGGCCCGTTATGGGATTTTGACATTTCATTTAACAATGACACAAGGATTGGTTCCAGTACTTACCGGAGGATGTCTGACGTGGCCCATGAGAATAAGACCTATATCCGGCAATATCTGGAAGATGACCAATTCTTTCTTGCCCTCCGTACTCGATGGAAACAGCTGCAAACGGATGGTCTCAAAGCTCATTTACTTTCCAAATTAACCAGCCTGAAACAACAGATAAATGATTCTCAGCAGCTTAATTTCCAAAAATGGGACATTCTCAATACCATCGTTTATCTGGAGCTGTGGGCACGGGGAAGCTACAGTGCCGAGACCGACTTTCTGACCAGTTACATTGAAAA
Encoded here:
- a CDS encoding CotH kinase family protein, with the translated sequence MALKSQRYNGVSTGTILFAAFSLLLLNLSQAQTQQTNLPTLVITTTDNQPVDSKDDYRTGTLTVLAQGETDGIYNGAIQIKGRGNSTWNFNKKPYRIKLDTKTKLLGMNANAKDWVLLANFADKTLLRNALAFELGKFIGMPFSNSYRLVDVYLNNEFLGNYTLTDQVETAPDRVNLSGGDGSETSEGFFLEQDGFASDATETSWFQTTSKQIRFVIKDPDDEDITQQQKDDIKGYMDQYEGKLFSEDFKDATNGYRPKVDMASLVNWYLASEITGNPDAFWSTYMFKKTNEGKLYYGPLWDFDISFNNDTRIGSSTYRRMSDVAHENKTYIRQYLEDDQFFLALRTRWKQLQTDGLKAHLLSKLTSLKQQINDSQQLNFQKWDILNTIVYLELWARGSYSAETDFLTSYIENHIDWLDREINGPDTKYYYKLENQTNQKALATGSVFEGLTRIVQKDYTSDQSYQWDITNLNNGFFKIKNRSTGKILTAPTGKLQLYLDDDTPGSLYQQWRLTDTEINKYALVNRMTGMSADNRGATGDNDQITQEDKTLGSASQQWRLTALDEKPADALPLYISGLKAVKTANEVRLSWEVYSQKNGQGFEVQRVYADKNKLPVTLGSVPLRDDALGRYTFTDKNPLSGINYYRLKQIDKDGRFEFSRVVAIHIQELDQLTVSPSPATDMVRLTFLAAKEGTGKMEIWNTSGQQVKEAELSIKNGFNSARLDISRLNAGLYLVKLKTGDQMQVQKIIKTP
- the sucC gene encoding ADP-forming succinate--CoA ligase subunit beta, with protein sequence MNIHEYQGKSVLKKYGVRIQEGLVADTPDKAVEVARELSQQTGTKWYVVKSQIHAGGRGKGKIVGTEQRGVALAKSVEDVRTISNNILGKVLVTHQTGPDGKRVNKVLIAEDVYYPGPSEPKEYYLSILLDRAQNRNVIMASTEGGMDIEEVAEHTPEKIMKEWIDPRVGLQPFQARKVAFALGLEGDAFKEMVKFITSLYKAYVESDSSMFEINPVLKTSDNKILAVDAKVDLDDNALFRHPELAEMRDTNEEDPLEVEAGANNLNYVKLDGNVGCMVNGAGLAMATMDLIKLSGGEPANFLDVGGGANARTVEAGFRIILKDPNVKAILINIFGGIVRCDRVAAGVVEAYKAIGEIPVPIIVRLQGTNAEEGARIINESGLKVQSAIEFKEAAAKVSEVLAELGV